In Erigeron canadensis isolate Cc75 chromosome 6, C_canadensis_v1, whole genome shotgun sequence, the following are encoded in one genomic region:
- the LOC122603509 gene encoding UBP1-associated protein 2B-like isoform X3 yields MVKAANKKLKTPKKPTNPTTPKKKPRKTKKKKPISKKPIITSSDSDSDSQQTTPDRIQKLIEPYSKSQLIDFVISAALSNPSFYTRIRNYADTDVSNRKIFVYGLGWDTTRENLVQGFKPYGEIEDCNVVIDRVTGKAKGFGFVQFKSRKSAFKALKNPKKRIGNRMVSCQLASLGPGKGDGKGGTGNRDNWDRKIYVSNVRQDTDPAKLRVFFERFGEIETGPLGFDTSTGKSRGFALFVYKNQDGLKKALEEPKKVFEGHQLHCQRASGGGKNKGDGGSGSSSGSGSGSGSGVGPVLQQPDPQMMAAVAASQNFGLYPMYGGFIAANAIYPPGVLGQIGGVPGGLGGYYAGAPVPHGLGIGVDSASLLGATPPMMPGLGLQNAYPMKKSGPSSGSGSGSPSGSRSQGAGGGSYSRYSSHKR; encoded by the coding sequence ATGGTGAAAGCAGCAAACAAAAAACTCAAAACCCCCAAAAAACCAACCAACCCCACCACCCCAAAAAAGAAACccagaaaaaccaaaaagaaaaagccCATCTCAAAAAAACCTATAATCACATCTTCcgattcagattcagattcaCAACAAACAACACCTGACCGAATCCAAAAACTAATCGAACCATATTCAAAATCCCAGCTAATAGATTTCGTAATTTCAGCTGCACTTTCAAACCCATCATTCTACACTCGTATTCGAAACTACGCAGATACCGATGTTTCGAATCGAAAAATATTCGTCTACGGGTTAGGTTGGGATACAACTAGAGAAAATTTGGTTCAAGGGTTTAAACCATATGGTGAAATTGAGGATTGTAATGTAGTTATTGATAGGGTTACTGGGAAAGCTAAAGGCTTTGGCTTTGTACAGTTTAAGTCAAGAAAATCGGCTTTTAAAGCGTTGAAAAACCCGAAAAAGAGAATCGGGAATAGGATGGTTTCGTGTCAGTTAGCGTCTTTAGGGCCCGGAAAAGGGGATGGAAAAGGGGGTACAGGGAATAGGGATAATTGGGATAGGAAGATTTATGTGAGTAATGTGAGACAGGATACTGATCCGGCGAAATTGAGAGTGTTTTTCGAGAGGTTTGGAGAGATTGAGACGGGTCCGTTAGGGTTTGATACGAGTACGGGGAAATCTAGAGGGTTTGCGTTGTTTGTGTATAAGAATCAGGATGGGTTGAAAAAGGCGTTAGAGGAACCTAAGAAAGTGTTTGAAGGGCATCAGTTGCATTGTCAGAGAGCTTCTGGTGGTGGGAAGAATAAAGGGGATGGGGGTTCGGGATCAAGTTCGGGTTCGGGTTCAGGTTCAGGTTCGGGTGTTGGGCCAGTTTTGCAGCAGCCGGATCCGCAGATGATGGCTGCAGTTGCTGCAAGTCAGAATTTTGGGTTGTATCCTATGTATGGTGGGTTTATTGCAGCGAATGCAATTTATCCTCCAGGGGTTTTGGGCCAAATAGGTGGTGTTCCGGGTGGGTTAGGTGGTTACTATGCCGGTGCACCGGTGCCACATGGGTTGGGTATCGGTGTTGATAGTGCGTCATTGTTAGGGGCTACTCCCCCAATGATGCCGGGTTTGGGATTGCAAAATGCATATCCCATGAAAAAATCGGGCCCTAGCTCTGGCTCTGGTTCAGGTTCACCTTCTGGTTCGAGGTCTCAAGGTGCCGGTGGTGGCTCATACAGTCGTTATTCATCTCATAAGCG